The proteins below come from a single Terriglobales bacterium genomic window:
- the tilS gene encoding tRNA lysidine(34) synthetase TilS — protein MLLESLLNSTRKHQLLHAGDRLGVAVSGGKDSVALLRLLLDARDELGIVLSVVHFNHKIRGHDAQQDERFVAALAHQHDLHLHSTSADTREFAQQSRMSLEAAGRKLRHQFFRQLFAESALDKIATAHTMDDQAETVLLRILRGAGTRGLAGIYPQLFVAPGKTIVRPLLGVRRSELAEYLTQIGQPWREDTSNLDIRFLRNRVRHRLIPTLEQEFQPGIVSTLAELADVAREEESFWSRELASAQVRARLKISRAAKTTSPGEIGSQQAVVLNARELRLAPLAMQRRLIRAAAEDLGLSLEFRHVQEILDLMGQRSSIATKGIELPSGHLAELSGGELRIEKRCPKRMQEPGGHGYDYVLPVPGEVRVPELGVVFRARHVVPNQEEQGLARCLLASDRLHELRVRNWCPGDRFWPVHTKSPKKVKELLQQRKISGATRPLWPVVTSGTEIIWMRGFSISANYFAQPGSTEAILIEELPE, from the coding sequence ATGCTCCTCGAATCCCTCCTTAACTCCACTCGCAAGCACCAGTTGCTGCATGCGGGCGATCGCCTCGGCGTGGCCGTTTCCGGAGGAAAGGATTCCGTCGCCCTTCTGCGGCTTTTGCTCGATGCCAGAGATGAGCTCGGCATCGTGCTCTCGGTGGTCCACTTCAATCACAAAATCCGTGGCCACGACGCCCAACAGGACGAGCGCTTCGTCGCGGCACTTGCCCACCAGCATGACCTCCACCTTCATTCAACCTCCGCCGACACCCGCGAATTTGCGCAGCAGAGTCGGATGAGTCTGGAGGCAGCGGGTCGTAAATTACGCCATCAATTCTTTCGGCAGCTGTTTGCAGAAAGTGCTCTCGACAAGATCGCCACGGCACACACCATGGACGATCAGGCCGAGACGGTGTTGCTGCGCATCCTGCGCGGCGCCGGCACTCGAGGGCTGGCAGGGATTTATCCCCAACTGTTCGTTGCCCCTGGTAAAACCATCGTTCGCCCACTCCTGGGGGTGCGCCGCAGCGAGCTTGCTGAATACCTGACGCAGATTGGCCAGCCGTGGCGGGAAGACACAAGTAACCTCGATATCCGCTTTCTGCGCAACCGCGTGCGGCATCGGCTCATTCCGACACTCGAGCAGGAATTCCAGCCGGGGATCGTTAGCACCCTGGCCGAGCTGGCTGACGTGGCGCGTGAAGAGGAGAGTTTCTGGAGTCGTGAGCTGGCATCGGCACAAGTTCGAGCGCGACTGAAGATCTCTCGCGCTGCAAAAACAACATCTCCGGGCGAAATCGGCTCCCAGCAAGCGGTCGTCCTGAACGCCAGGGAGCTGCGGCTAGCTCCGCTGGCCATGCAGCGTCGCCTGATTCGAGCTGCCGCGGAGGATCTCGGACTTAGCCTGGAGTTCCGCCACGTTCAAGAAATCCTGGACCTGATGGGGCAACGGTCATCGATTGCCACCAAAGGAATTGAACTCCCTTCGGGGCACTTGGCAGAGCTCTCGGGCGGGGAACTGCGGATCGAAAAAAGGTGTCCAAAGAGAATGCAGGAGCCTGGCGGCCATGGCTATGACTATGTGCTGCCGGTTCCAGGCGAAGTTCGGGTACCGGAGCTGGGCGTAGTTTTTCGCGCTCGGCATGTGGTTCCGAACCAGGAAGAGCAAGGACTTGCCCGATGCCTGCTTGCGTCCGATCGGTTGCATGAGCTGCGAGTGAGAAATTGGTGCCCGGGAGACCGCTTCTGGCCGGTGCATACCAAGTCTCCGAAGAAAGTGAAGGAATTGCTGCAACAACGGAAAATAAGCGGAGCCACAAGGCCCCTATGGCCAGTCGTCACCAGCGGCACGGAGATCATC
- a CDS encoding response regulator translates to MALKILLADDSMTAQNMGKKILTDAGFDVVAVSNGAAAMKKVAADKPDIIILDVYMPGYTGLEVCERIKNSLETSSTPVLLTVGKMEPFRPEEANRVRADGVMIKPFEATDLTAAVRTILEKVHGGALPAALSAPVAPPPKTNGNGQKLSLPAVLRDYEDTIRLTPEEIKEIEIQDAHYEEWKSSAAAEAAEYSPAEPSVAGTGPSSSSSQVSQPLMSAETASSAAVVDPATPLHQDELSGPPAAPPTEDYGFAVGANPLPAANAAPAAPLEIPLTEIPAFGVDFAEANTANAAPPASGQTAEPLTALPEPEKQEYELESSQAASPEAVGLPPLPELEFTAAPVETGEIQAATAPELDLTGSPALGEVTVATDPALVTNTDEDVAQFAVKVGQELPDDISTEAAAEWPSAETTEPSPAAEAWSEPLIDTAATDVPPACLPELSGLQMPPEPASTSFGESMPEAPSSASMSFGSVAFGDVLQPQADREEETQNCEPVVDTPLADVAGPAAAEAAEPEPALPEPIVTDTEAADSASTSAAGMMWEVSGSPAISFEQAAEKLEVADPAETFAETNDTGEITAEPAGADARIHELIEVNESAAISTSEMNLPPASEWFTPARPNTQTESSDLEPLQEEAPEVAPAKTYLAAELQEAAPEISAAKTPVPEEPAAEAIVEASPAFAPLAEATAAAAARMDQPPGDDQIERAVTRALERLKSHLISEISRELGSK, encoded by the coding sequence GTGGCGTTGAAGATTTTGCTGGCCGATGACAGCATGACCGCCCAGAACATGGGCAAGAAGATTCTCACTGATGCCGGTTTTGACGTGGTGGCCGTCAGTAATGGCGCCGCCGCCATGAAGAAAGTGGCCGCTGACAAGCCCGACATCATCATCCTGGACGTCTACATGCCCGGCTATACCGGGCTCGAGGTTTGCGAGCGCATCAAGAACTCCCTCGAGACCTCGTCTACGCCCGTGCTCTTAACCGTCGGCAAGATGGAGCCTTTCCGCCCGGAAGAAGCCAACCGCGTACGCGCCGATGGGGTCATGATCAAACCCTTCGAAGCCACCGATCTCACCGCCGCTGTGCGCACCATCTTGGAGAAAGTTCATGGCGGCGCACTCCCTGCGGCTCTGAGTGCGCCCGTAGCCCCGCCTCCTAAGACCAACGGTAATGGGCAAAAGCTGAGCCTGCCTGCGGTTCTGCGGGATTACGAAGACACCATCCGGTTGACTCCGGAAGAAATCAAAGAAATCGAAATCCAGGACGCGCACTACGAAGAGTGGAAGAGCAGCGCCGCGGCTGAAGCCGCGGAATACAGTCCAGCAGAACCGTCCGTCGCCGGCACCGGCCCGTCATCGTCCAGTTCGCAGGTTTCACAGCCCCTGATGTCAGCGGAAACAGCGTCTTCCGCGGCAGTCGTCGATCCGGCAACTCCGCTCCACCAGGACGAGTTAAGCGGACCTCCTGCAGCGCCTCCCACCGAGGACTACGGATTCGCTGTGGGCGCGAACCCGCTCCCTGCCGCCAACGCTGCGCCAGCCGCGCCGCTGGAAATCCCACTGACCGAAATTCCCGCGTTTGGAGTCGATTTCGCCGAGGCGAATACCGCGAACGCGGCTCCCCCTGCTTCGGGGCAAACAGCTGAGCCGCTCACCGCTTTGCCCGAGCCTGAAAAACAGGAGTATGAGTTGGAGTCCAGCCAGGCCGCATCCCCCGAGGCGGTCGGCTTGCCTCCCCTGCCCGAGTTGGAATTCACCGCTGCACCAGTGGAAACGGGCGAGATCCAGGCCGCCACCGCTCCCGAACTCGATCTCACGGGCTCACCGGCGCTGGGCGAGGTAACGGTAGCTACCGATCCTGCGCTGGTCACCAATACAGACGAAGATGTGGCGCAGTTTGCCGTGAAGGTCGGGCAGGAGCTTCCCGACGATATCTCGACCGAAGCCGCCGCCGAATGGCCGAGCGCAGAAACCACCGAGCCATCTCCCGCAGCCGAGGCTTGGTCAGAGCCACTGATCGATACGGCAGCTACAGATGTTCCGCCGGCCTGCCTGCCTGAGCTCTCTGGCCTGCAAATGCCGCCTGAACCAGCAAGCACTTCTTTTGGCGAGAGCATGCCGGAAGCTCCCTCATCCGCAAGCATGAGCTTCGGATCGGTCGCTTTTGGCGACGTTCTCCAACCTCAGGCCGATCGTGAGGAGGAGACGCAGAATTGCGAACCGGTCGTAGACACTCCGCTGGCCGATGTGGCCGGACCCGCGGCAGCAGAAGCGGCTGAACCTGAGCCAGCCTTACCTGAGCCAATCGTGACTGACACCGAAGCTGCCGACAGCGCCTCCACCAGCGCTGCCGGAATGATGTGGGAAGTGAGTGGCTCTCCTGCCATTAGCTTCGAACAGGCAGCAGAAAAGCTGGAGGTGGCGGACCCGGCAGAAACCTTTGCCGAAACCAACGACACCGGCGAAATTACGGCTGAACCAGCGGGCGCGGATGCGCGCATCCACGAGCTCATCGAAGTCAATGAATCGGCGGCCATCAGCACGTCAGAAATGAATCTCCCGCCGGCTTCCGAGTGGTTCACTCCGGCCCGGCCAAACACCCAAACAGAGAGCAGCGATCTGGAACCGTTGCAGGAAGAAGCGCCAGAGGTAGCGCCGGCTAAAACCTATCTCGCGGCCGAGTTACAGGAAGCAGCGCCAGAAATATCAGCGGCGAAGACACCCGTGCCGGAAGAACCGGCGGCGGAGGCGATTGTCGAGGCGTCACCAGCTTTTGCTCCACTCGCCGAAGCCACAGCCGCGGCCGCTGCCCGCATGGATCAGCCCCCCGGCGACGACCAGATCGAACGCGCCGTGACCCGGGCTCTGGAACGCCTGAAGTCACATCTGATCAGCGAAATCTCCCGCGAACTGGGATCGAAGTAA
- the dnaB gene encoding replicative DNA helicase yields the protein MATTEYSLERGLPASVDAERAILGAILLDNDAYWHASASLRSDKLSLDSHRRIYARITEMLEQNRAVDIITLCEELRQQQQLEAVGGVAYVASLTDGVPARSSIVNHVRIVKDKALLRGLINLSNRSIARSYEQSEAVELILGETEKGLLELSEDAVRTGFADVKTIVERDFKSIDALVNQGHEITGLRTYFADLDRLTNGLQKSDLVIIAGRPSMGKTAFAMNVAENAAVNDRRIVAIFSLEMSRQSLLQRMVCSHARVDSHAMRTGFLNREDRQKVMDSVGELMEAPIYIDDTPGISVLEMRAKSRRLQQQAKGLDLIVVDYLQLMAASQTGGNKRYENRTQEVSAISRGLKLLAKEVGVPVVALSQLSRAPESRTGDHKPQLSDLRESGSIEQDADLVGFIYRPEVYEKDENKRRELDGEAELIVAKQRNGPTGVVKLAFIKKSTRFETRVGDDEFVE from the coding sequence ATGGCCACAACCGAATACAGCCTGGAGCGGGGGCTGCCCGCCAGCGTTGATGCCGAGCGCGCGATCCTGGGCGCGATTCTTCTCGACAATGATGCTTATTGGCACGCCTCGGCGTCGCTTCGTTCGGACAAGCTTTCGCTGGATTCGCACCGCCGCATCTACGCGCGCATTACCGAGATGCTGGAGCAGAACCGGGCGGTGGATATCATCACCCTGTGCGAAGAACTGCGGCAGCAGCAGCAACTGGAGGCAGTGGGGGGAGTGGCTTATGTCGCCTCGCTGACGGACGGGGTGCCGGCGCGAAGCAGCATTGTCAATCATGTCCGCATCGTGAAAGACAAAGCGCTGCTGCGCGGTTTGATCAACCTTTCGAATCGCTCGATCGCGCGGAGCTACGAGCAGTCGGAGGCGGTCGAGCTGATCCTGGGGGAAACCGAGAAGGGGCTGCTGGAACTCTCGGAAGACGCGGTCAGAACGGGCTTCGCGGATGTGAAGACCATCGTCGAGCGCGACTTCAAATCCATCGATGCGCTGGTCAACCAGGGCCATGAGATCACGGGGCTGCGGACGTACTTTGCCGATCTGGACCGGCTTACCAATGGTCTGCAGAAATCTGACCTGGTGATCATTGCGGGCCGGCCTTCCATGGGGAAAACCGCGTTTGCGATGAATGTTGCCGAGAATGCGGCAGTGAATGACCGGAGGATCGTTGCCATCTTCTCATTGGAGATGTCGCGGCAATCGTTGCTGCAGCGCATGGTGTGTTCGCATGCCCGGGTGGACTCGCACGCCATGCGCACCGGGTTCCTGAACCGCGAAGACCGGCAGAAGGTGATGGACTCGGTGGGGGAGCTGATGGAGGCGCCAATCTACATCGACGACACGCCGGGAATTTCTGTGCTGGAGATGAGGGCGAAGTCGCGCCGGTTGCAACAGCAGGCGAAGGGGCTGGATCTGATCGTGGTGGATTACCTGCAGTTGATGGCGGCCAGCCAGACCGGCGGCAATAAGCGCTATGAGAATCGGACACAGGAGGTGTCCGCGATTTCGCGCGGACTGAAGCTGCTGGCAAAGGAAGTCGGGGTCCCAGTGGTGGCGCTCTCGCAGTTGAGCCGCGCACCGGAGAGCCGTACCGGCGATCACAAGCCACAGCTCTCAGATCTGCGGGAGTCGGGATCGATTGAGCAGGATGCGGATTTGGTGGGCTTCATCTATCGGCCTGAAGTCTACGAAAAAGACGAAAACAAACGCCGAGAACTGGATGGGGAAGCGGAACTGATCGTCGCCAAACAACGTAATGGCCCTACGGGTGTGGTGAAGCTGGCTTTCATCAAGAAGAGCACGCGCTTCGAGACGCGAGTCGGGGATGATGAGTTCGTGGAGTAG
- a CDS encoding glycosyltransferase family 39 protein, which produces MHTTEDRVDERKSSASEGIWIAWVLAGTAIVIQMLTNGRYGYFRDELYYLAASDHLAPGYVDFAPLIAWLARASRIVFGDSLHAIRLLPAAALCMEVLLTGFIAREFGGRRWAVLLGCVSVLLCPTILANADRLSMNPLEPVFWMGCVYFLVLAVKRQEPRLLPWCGVMLGLGLENKHSTVFFLGALVAGLLLSPERRLLATKWFWIAAAIALLIALPNFVWQYQHGFPTLEDLRNVKATHKNIELPPGSFLLQQVMMLNPATAPVWIAGLGFLLFHREGKRYRFLGISYLAFLVVMMVLHGKDYYVAPIYPMLFAAGGVFWETLAQERPRLRWARTVVLVTVLIGGCLSAPVVLPILPPDRVLPYFSALGIGISRTETGMKSLLPQYFADEFGWPEMVETVAQVYNSLPPEQRAKTAILAGNYGGAGAIDFFGPRYGLPKAISAHQNYYYWGPREYTGESVILLEWRLKDAEYWCGSVEQGPVNAPYWGMGWEHYTILICRDFKKPLAEAWPRLKTWN; this is translated from the coding sequence GTGCACACGACCGAAGATCGCGTCGACGAGCGAAAAAGCAGCGCTAGTGAGGGCATTTGGATCGCATGGGTCCTGGCGGGGACAGCCATCGTGATCCAGATGCTGACCAACGGCAGGTACGGTTATTTTCGCGATGAGCTGTATTACCTGGCCGCAAGCGATCATCTCGCGCCGGGCTATGTTGATTTTGCTCCCCTGATCGCCTGGCTGGCGCGCGCCAGCCGCATCGTTTTCGGCGATTCACTGCATGCGATTCGTCTGCTTCCGGCGGCGGCCTTGTGTATGGAAGTCCTGCTGACAGGCTTCATCGCCCGCGAGTTTGGCGGCCGGCGCTGGGCAGTGCTGCTGGGATGCGTGTCGGTGCTGCTCTGTCCAACAATTCTGGCGAATGCAGACCGTCTTTCCATGAATCCGCTGGAACCGGTTTTCTGGATGGGCTGCGTGTACTTCCTGGTGCTGGCCGTGAAGCGACAGGAGCCGCGGCTGTTGCCGTGGTGCGGAGTGATGCTCGGCCTGGGTCTGGAAAACAAGCACTCCACGGTGTTCTTCCTGGGGGCGCTGGTCGCGGGACTGCTGTTGAGTCCGGAGCGGCGGCTGCTGGCAACGAAATGGTTCTGGATCGCGGCGGCGATCGCGTTGCTGATTGCATTGCCAAATTTTGTGTGGCAGTACCAGCATGGATTTCCCACGCTGGAAGATCTGCGCAACGTCAAAGCAACGCACAAGAACATTGAGTTGCCGCCGGGATCGTTCCTTTTGCAGCAAGTAATGATGCTGAATCCGGCAACGGCCCCGGTCTGGATCGCAGGACTGGGGTTCCTGCTGTTCCACCGCGAGGGGAAGCGGTATCGGTTCCTGGGCATCAGCTACCTGGCTTTTCTGGTGGTGATGATGGTTCTCCACGGCAAGGATTACTACGTCGCGCCGATCTATCCGATGTTGTTTGCGGCGGGTGGCGTCTTCTGGGAGACGCTGGCGCAGGAGCGCCCGCGGCTGCGATGGGCGCGCACGGTGGTGCTGGTTACGGTGCTGATCGGGGGTTGCCTGTCGGCGCCGGTCGTTCTGCCCATTCTTCCGCCGGATAGGGTTCTGCCTTATTTCAGCGCCCTCGGAATCGGCATATCCCGCACTGAGACCGGGATGAAATCGCTGCTGCCACAGTATTTCGCCGACGAGTTTGGCTGGCCGGAGATGGTGGAGACGGTGGCCCAGGTTTACAACTCGCTGCCGCCGGAACAACGAGCGAAGACTGCGATTCTCGCCGGCAACTACGGTGGAGCAGGGGCAATCGATTTTTTCGGTCCGCGTTACGGCCTGCCCAAGGCAATCAGTGCTCACCAGAATTATTACTATTGGGGGCCGAGGGAGTACACCGGCGAGAGCGTGATTTTGCTGGAGTGGAGGCTCAAGGATGCCGAGTACTGGTGCGGCAGCGTGGAGCAGGGTCCGGTGAACGCTCCCTACTGGGGCATGGGCTGGGAGCACTACACCATCCTGATCTGCCGCGACTTCAAGAAACCGCTGGCGGAAGCCTGGCCGCGGCTGAAAACGTGGAATTAA
- a CDS encoding outer membrane protein assembly factor BamD, producing MMQKRLPVIGIIALVLALGACTNKKVNNPIADVNSKQPDKVLFDRAMDAMKHNKFDVARLTLQTLINTYPDSEYIARAKLAVGDSWYAEGGTAALTQAEKEYQDFITFFPNMPEAAEAQLKVANIHYHEMEKPDRDFTHAMRAEDEYRNLIQTYPDSKLIPEAKQRLLEVQEVLAEREFRIGRFYFNRESYPAAIARLRSLVDTYPLYSQADEALFLLASSYQRQLDNVRAARGLPENVKGQLIHQLQDQAAEAYSRIITRYPIMPRAGDARARLQEMKRPVPTPTPQAIAQNKKEEESRSAAGMVDKVMGNFRKGPDVAHSAKYGEPSLKDPEQVSAPEIVKHNQELIQKAVTQGSQAGTGALSGEVVKQGAPPPNQEPPRSASSAPADSAIPELTPLPDPNATTQGSGSNTPPPQVNEAAQPSDQAQSSSSSSSSTAQDSSTAAQAASSSSAAPPADDKSTSTSKIKKKKGLGKLNPF from the coding sequence ATGATGCAGAAACGGCTGCCGGTGATCGGGATAATCGCACTCGTGCTGGCGTTAGGCGCCTGCACCAACAAGAAGGTTAACAATCCGATCGCTGACGTTAACTCCAAGCAGCCCGACAAGGTGCTGTTCGACCGCGCCATGGATGCCATGAAGCACAACAAGTTCGACGTGGCCCGCCTGACGCTGCAGACCCTCATCAACACCTACCCGGATTCCGAATATATCGCCCGTGCCAAATTAGCGGTCGGCGATTCCTGGTATGCCGAAGGCGGCACCGCTGCGCTCACCCAGGCCGAGAAGGAGTACCAGGATTTCATCACCTTCTTCCCCAACATGCCGGAAGCTGCCGAAGCTCAGCTGAAGGTTGCCAACATTCATTATCACGAAATGGAGAAGCCGGATCGCGACTTCACCCATGCCATGCGCGCCGAGGATGAGTACCGCAACCTGATTCAAACCTACCCCGACAGCAAGCTGATTCCCGAAGCCAAGCAGCGATTGTTGGAAGTGCAGGAAGTCCTGGCCGAGCGTGAGTTCCGCATCGGACGCTTCTACTTCAACCGCGAATCTTATCCGGCGGCCATCGCACGCTTGAGATCACTGGTCGACACCTACCCGCTCTACAGCCAGGCCGACGAGGCTCTGTTCCTGCTCGCAAGTTCCTATCAGCGCCAGCTCGACAATGTGCGGGCGGCGCGTGGTCTTCCGGAAAACGTGAAAGGGCAATTGATCCACCAACTCCAGGATCAGGCGGCGGAAGCCTACTCTCGCATTATTACCCGTTATCCGATCATGCCACGGGCGGGCGACGCCCGCGCCCGCCTGCAGGAGATGAAGCGTCCCGTGCCCACGCCCACGCCCCAGGCCATCGCGCAGAACAAGAAGGAGGAGGAAAGCCGCAGTGCCGCCGGCATGGTTGACAAAGTCATGGGCAATTTCCGCAAGGGCCCGGACGTGGCTCATTCCGCAAAGTATGGCGAGCCCTCGCTGAAAGATCCCGAGCAAGTCAGCGCGCCGGAGATCGTGAAACACAACCAGGAGTTGATCCAGAAAGCTGTCACCCAGGGTTCACAAGCAGGCACCGGCGCACTCAGTGGAGAAGTGGTAAAACAGGGCGCTCCTCCACCCAACCAGGAACCCCCGCGTTCGGCGAGCAGCGCGCCGGCGGATTCCGCAATTCCTGAGCTCACGCCTCTCCCCGACCCCAATGCCACCACTCAGGGGAGCGGTTCCAACACGCCGCCGCCGCAGGTTAACGAGGCAGCACAGCCTTCCGATCAGGCACAATCTTCCTCATCCTCTTCTTCGTCCACAGCTCAAGATTCCTCGACTGCCGCACAGGCTGCTTCATCTTCGTCCGCCGCGCCGCCTGCTGATGACAAGAGCACCTCCACCAGCAAGATCAAAAAGAAGAAGGGCCTGGGCAAGCTGAATCCCTTCTAA
- the rpe gene encoding ribulose-phosphate 3-epimerase produces MIELAPSILSADFAHLADDIHLATEGGASLLHLDVMDGHFVPNLTIGPPVVASVRKITELPLDCHLMIEDPDFYIPAFVDAGADWISVHQEVCWHLNRTLESIRSRGAQAGVVINPATPVEMLSEVLDIADYVLVMSVNPGFGGQKFIPGALGKIAKLASIRASRALNFRIEVDGGVDLETVGDVVRAGAEILVAGSAVFSKRDPKGDAQKLLKAAHEASWQKV; encoded by the coding sequence TTGATCGAGCTGGCCCCCTCCATTCTTTCGGCAGATTTCGCCCATCTGGCCGATGACATCCACCTCGCTACCGAGGGCGGAGCCTCCTTGCTCCACCTCGATGTGATGGACGGCCATTTCGTTCCGAACCTCACCATCGGGCCGCCCGTAGTCGCCTCTGTGCGCAAGATCACTGAGCTGCCTCTGGATTGTCATCTTATGATCGAGGACCCGGACTTCTATATTCCGGCGTTCGTCGATGCTGGCGCAGATTGGATCTCCGTGCACCAGGAAGTCTGCTGGCACTTGAATCGCACCCTGGAATCCATTCGCTCACGAGGCGCGCAGGCCGGAGTAGTGATCAACCCGGCTACCCCGGTCGAGATGCTCAGCGAAGTATTGGACATCGCGGATTATGTTCTGGTGATGTCGGTCAATCCTGGCTTTGGCGGCCAGAAATTCATTCCCGGAGCGCTCGGCAAGATCGCCAAGCTGGCCTCGATTCGCGCCTCTCGAGCCCTGAATTTCCGCATCGAAGTAGATGGCGGGGTTGACTTGGAGACTGTCGGCGACGTGGTTCGTGCCGGGGCTGAGATCCTGGTGGCGGGCAGCGCGGTGTTCAGCAAGCGCGATCCCAAAGGCGACGCTCAAAAGCTGCTGAAGGCCGCCCACGAGGCAAGCTGGCAGAAAGTGTAA
- the thrS gene encoding threonine--tRNA ligase encodes MAETIHIKLPDASVKEVPRGTTALDIAKAISPRLAQAALVAKIAPASNGHKPGLDAAKVPSDGMLIDLNRPLEEDAELRILTEKDPEALQVFRHSSAHLMAAAVLELFPETKLGHGPATESGFFYDFYRPAPFTPEDLEKIEKKMQELVDKDEPYGQEFLPREQALERFKAEGDFMKCHFIEEFTKPGEKVSIYRTGKFLDFCRGPHIPSTGRIKAFKLTNIAGAYWLGDEHNPQLQRIYGTSFYSKKELEEHLKHIEEARKRDHRVLGKQLDLFSIQELAGPGLIFWHPKGGMVRKIMEDWMREQYLKRGYSLVYTPHVARRQLWQTSGHEGYYAENMFDVMELDDAEYRMKPMNCPFHILIYRDTLRSYRDLPIRLGELGTVYRYERSGVMHGLMRVRGFTQDDAHIFCTREQIEGEIAGCLDFALDVLRDFGFDEFQVELSTWNPDDRANFVGSEEQWNMATDSLEKVLKERKIGYKVIPGEAAFYGPKIDIKLVDAIGRLWQLSTVQFDFNLPQRFALEYVGEDGQRHQPLMVHRALYGSVERFFGVLIEHYAGAFPVWLAPVQVVMIPIAERHVEYARKVAEQLRSAGVRVDIDERNEKMNAKIREHALQKVPFLLVVGDKEAESDQVNVRTRGQEKTETMATAEFLTKIRGLIENKAAKV; translated from the coding sequence ATGGCAGAAACTATCCACATCAAGCTTCCTGACGCCAGCGTGAAGGAAGTCCCCAGGGGAACCACCGCCCTCGACATTGCGAAAGCCATCAGCCCTCGCTTGGCGCAGGCGGCCTTGGTAGCGAAGATTGCGCCCGCATCCAACGGCCACAAACCGGGTCTTGACGCTGCCAAGGTACCCTCCGATGGCATGCTGATCGACCTCAATCGTCCGCTGGAGGAAGATGCCGAACTCCGAATCTTGACCGAGAAGGATCCTGAAGCTCTTCAGGTATTTCGCCATTCCTCCGCGCATCTGATGGCAGCAGCGGTGCTCGAGCTGTTTCCGGAGACCAAGCTTGGTCACGGGCCGGCTACCGAAAGCGGTTTCTTCTACGACTTCTACCGCCCCGCGCCCTTTACTCCCGAAGACCTGGAGAAGATCGAAAAGAAGATGCAGGAGCTGGTGGATAAAGACGAGCCTTACGGCCAGGAATTTCTTCCCCGCGAGCAGGCTCTCGAGCGCTTCAAGGCAGAAGGCGACTTCATGAAATGCCACTTCATCGAGGAATTCACCAAGCCCGGCGAAAAGGTTTCCATCTACCGCACCGGCAAGTTCCTGGATTTCTGCCGCGGACCGCACATCCCCTCCACCGGCCGGATCAAAGCTTTCAAGCTGACTAATATCGCCGGCGCCTATTGGCTGGGCGATGAGCATAATCCCCAGCTGCAACGCATTTACGGCACCTCGTTCTACTCGAAGAAAGAGCTCGAGGAACATCTCAAGCACATCGAGGAAGCCAGGAAGCGCGATCATCGCGTGCTTGGTAAACAGCTCGACTTGTTCTCAATCCAGGAGCTCGCCGGACCGGGGCTGATCTTCTGGCATCCCAAGGGCGGAATGGTCCGCAAGATCATGGAAGACTGGATGCGCGAGCAGTACCTCAAGCGCGGCTATTCACTCGTTTATACGCCGCACGTGGCGCGCCGTCAGCTATGGCAAACCAGCGGCCACGAGGGTTACTACGCCGAGAACATGTTTGACGTGATGGAACTGGACGACGCGGAATACCGCATGAAGCCGATGAATTGTCCCTTCCACATCCTCATTTATAGGGACACGCTCCGCTCCTATCGCGATCTGCCCATCCGCCTGGGAGAGCTGGGCACTGTCTACCGCTACGAGCGCTCCGGTGTGATGCACGGCCTGATGCGAGTACGAGGCTTCACCCAGGACGACGCCCACATCTTCTGCACCCGCGAGCAGATCGAGGGTGAGATCGCCGGCTGCCTCGACTTCGCTCTTGATGTGCTGCGCGATTTCGGTTTCGACGAATTTCAGGTCGAGCTTTCCACCTGGAATCCTGATGATCGCGCGAATTTCGTGGGCAGCGAAGAGCAGTGGAACATGGCCACTGACTCGCTCGAGAAAGTGCTCAAGGAACGCAAGATCGGCTACAAAGTCATCCCCGGCGAAGCGGCCTTCTATGGACCGAAGATCGATATCAAGCTGGTGGACGCCATCGGCCGCCTGTGGCAGCTCTCCACCGTGCAGTTCGATTTCAACCTGCCGCAGCGCTTTGCGCTGGAGTACGTCGGCGAAGACGGCCAGCGCCATCAGCCCTTAATGGTGCATCGCGCTCTGTACGGGTCGGTGGAGCGATTCTTCGGCGTGCTGATCGAGCACTACGCCGGAGCCTTCCCGGTGTGGCTCGCGCCGGTGCAGGTGGTGATGATACCCATTGCCGAGCGGCACGTGGAATATGCTCGCAAAGTTGCGGAGCAACTGCGCTCAGCGGGGGTTCGGGTCGACATCGACGAGCGTAACGAGAAGATGAACGCCAAAATCCGCGAACATGCGCTCCAAAAGGTGCCCTTCCTGTTGGTAGTCGGCGACAAAGAAGCAGAATCGGACCAGGTCAACGTACGCACCCGCGGCCAGGAGAAAACCGAGACGATGGCCACCGCTGAATTCCTGACCAAGATCCGGGGACTGATCGAGAACAAGGCCGCAAAAGTGTAG